The Streptomyces sp. NBC_00510 genomic interval ACCGGTGCCGCATCGCCCGGCTGGGCCGACAGCGTGCTGGAGATTCCCACCACGTAGTGCATGCCCCGCGCGTTCAGGCCAAGCCGAAAAGCCGCGGCATCGCCGTATCCGGCGTCCGCGATCGCCAGCGGCACATCGATCCCCCACGAGCGGGTCTCATCGGCCATGTCCAGCGCCAGCTGCCACTTCTCGACATGGCCGACGTCCTCGGGGATGCCGCAGGCCGCACGGCGTGCAACCTTGTCCGGGTCCGCCTTCGGCGAGGACGGATCCCAGGACGGGGGCAGGAACAGCCGCCAGTTCACGGCCGCCGAGGCATGGTCACGGGCCAGATGGAGCGAGACACCCACCTGGCAGTTGGTGACCTTCCCGGCGGTACCGGTGTACTGCCGCGACACACACGCCGAGGCGTTTCCGTCCTTCAGGAAACCAGTGTCGTCAAAGACCAGCACAGTGGGCCGGATCACCGATTCCATCTTCCACGCCAGACGAGCCCGGATATGAGCCGGATCCCAAGGGCTGGTGGTGATGAAGTGGGCCAGCGCCTGCCGGTTGCCGTCCTCTCCCAGCCCGGCGGCCATCGGCTCGACCGACTTGCGTCGCACGTCAGTCATCAGACCACGCAGATACACCTGCCCCCACCGGCGCTGATCCTTGCGCGCGAACGGCTCGAACACCTCCGCCGCAAACGCCTCCAACCCACCACGCACCACAGCAACTTCGTCCGGAGTCACACCTTCCCAACGCCAGACCAGCCCAACAAGACACGCAACAACTCAGCCGACCTGACCAAGCACTACTAGCTTGTACAAACCCCGGTCGACGGTCTGGTCGGACGGCTGATGCATTACCGTGCGGGCATGGCTCAGGAGACGAACGGACTG includes:
- a CDS encoding IS701 family transposase, whose product is MTPDEVAVVRGGLEAFAAEVFEPFARKDQRRWGQVYLRGLMTDVRRKSVEPMAAGLGEDGNRQALAHFITTSPWDPAHIRARLAWKMESVIRPTVLVFDDTGFLKDGNASACVSRQYTGTAGKVTNCQVGVSLHLARDHASAAVNWRLFLPPSWDPSSPKADPDKVARRAACGIPEDVGHVEKWQLALDMADETRSWGIDVPLAIADAGYGDAAAFRLGLNARGMHYVVGISSTLSAQPGDAAPVTEAYCGTGRPPGLKYPKPARSVKELVIEAGRTAARPVQWREGSRPGTGRSGVKRIYSRFVVLRIRPAGREIRQATEGVELPACWLLAEWPAGEKEPVQFWLSDLPEDTALTTLVRLAKLRWRIEHDYREMKQALGLAHFEGRTWNGWHHHVTLVSVAHAFCTLQRLGRAPKDAASA